A single genomic interval of Limibacter armeniacum harbors:
- a CDS encoding Fic family protein, with translation MKGVEDIIEEYKSLKLDEVVDYDKFNSYTIVAHSTQIEGSTLTIEDTRLLLHDGLTPKGKPLIHSNMVMDHYKALELMKELVKQKSPITSTLIQKLNAQVMETTGSIYNTVFGEVDARKGEFRKGAVMAGVRYFMNYSKVPSAVEKLAKHLEENINDERLTLEEKINLSFYAHFELVSIHPFYDGNGRTSRLLMNYIQERLGLPMSIVFKEDKLDYIQALEATRENDDLNVFYSFMQEQYKKYLLEEIKRYNDQVGE, from the coding sequence ATGAAAGGGGTAGAGGATATAATAGAAGAATATAAATCTCTGAAATTAGATGAAGTTGTCGATTATGACAAGTTCAACAGCTACACCATTGTAGCACACAGTACCCAAATAGAAGGCTCAACCTTAACGATAGAAGATACCAGACTACTGCTGCATGATGGATTGACACCAAAGGGGAAGCCACTGATTCACTCCAACATGGTGATGGATCATTATAAAGCTCTGGAACTAATGAAAGAGTTAGTCAAACAGAAATCACCCATTACTTCAACGCTAATACAGAAATTGAATGCTCAGGTAATGGAAACAACAGGCAGCATCTATAATACTGTATTTGGTGAAGTAGACGCTAGGAAAGGAGAGTTCCGGAAGGGAGCGGTTATGGCTGGAGTTAGGTATTTCATGAATTACTCAAAAGTACCATCAGCTGTAGAAAAGCTTGCAAAACATCTGGAGGAGAACATTAATGATGAAAGGTTGACACTTGAAGAGAAAATCAACCTTAGTTTTTATGCTCATTTTGAGCTTGTTTCCATCCACCCATTCTATGATGGGAATGGCAGGACCAGTAGACTACTGATGAACTATATTCAAGAGCGATTGGGGCTACCCATGAGTATCGTATTTAAAGAAGACAAGCTTGACTACATTCAGGCTTTAGAAGCAACCAGGGAAAATGATGATTTGAATGTTTTCTACAGCTTCATGCAAGAACAGTATAAAAAATACCTCTTGGAAGAAATCAAAAGGTATAATGATCAAGTAGGAGAATAA
- a CDS encoding DUF5712 family protein: MVVDITDSPKGGNTGSSATAVQYLSKENEGKEPKDMEFFFSQNENHVINEEVVGQLDASRRGIKSKEAKFFNLTIAPSQKELKHIGNDREKLMEYARGVMEIYADNFGKGLKSEDIVWYAKIEKERTYKGTEKEVREGKVKRGEKKAGDQTHIHVLIRRKGADKKTLLSPLTNHKNTVKGKIKGGFDRTAFKIKCEKHFDKEYSYKREITETFEYVNAIKNGTEEDRMYWLNLERKLDKEKKKSIDKIKQAANLTLNKGQKLNKEDQVFDKSEKGKYNLEEPIENKKWKGPSLSL, from the coding sequence ATGGTAGTTGATATAACAGATAGCCCGAAGGGGGGAAATACAGGAAGTTCGGCTACCGCTGTTCAGTATCTTTCAAAAGAGAATGAAGGTAAGGAGCCAAAGGATATGGAGTTTTTTTTCAGTCAGAATGAGAATCATGTAATTAATGAAGAGGTAGTTGGCCAGTTGGACGCCTCCCGAAGAGGTATTAAGTCAAAAGAAGCTAAATTCTTCAACCTGACAATTGCACCTTCCCAGAAGGAGCTTAAACATATTGGGAATGATAGAGAAAAACTCATGGAATATGCTAGAGGGGTTATGGAGATTTACGCTGACAATTTCGGCAAGGGATTGAAGAGTGAAGACATAGTCTGGTATGCAAAAATCGAAAAAGAAAGAACATATAAGGGTACAGAGAAGGAGGTCCGTGAAGGAAAAGTAAAACGAGGAGAAAAAAAAGCTGGAGATCAAACACACATACATGTTTTGATTAGGAGGAAAGGGGCTGATAAAAAGACTCTTCTCTCTCCTCTTACTAATCACAAGAATACTGTAAAGGGTAAAATAAAAGGAGGGTTTGATAGAACTGCTTTTAAGATTAAATGTGAAAAACATTTCGATAAAGAGTACAGCTACAAGCGTGAAATTACAGAAACGTTTGAGTATGTAAATGCTATAAAAAACGGTACTGAAGAAGATAGGATGTATTGGCTCAACCTTGAGCGAAAACTAGATAAAGAGAAAAAAAAATCAATAGATAAAATAAAACAAGCAGCTAATTTGACATTAAATAAAGGTCAAAAGTTAAATAAAGAAGATCAGGTTTTTGATAAATCTGAAAAAGGGAAATATAATTTAGAAGAGCCCATAGAGAATAAAAAATGGAAAGGACCTTCATTATCATTGTAA